One window of Oscillibacter hominis genomic DNA carries:
- a CDS encoding ParB/RepB/Spo0J family partition protein has translation MADEKLNTGPAENISPEAAEPITTPEQAAASEPQQEQTGPAIPESGDVVVSFDKINELMAEKRQNARAEVEKSDPPETPEAAAPGETPQPANTEEPKKPRRGRPPKAEKAATENQKAEKSAGARKGRPPKADKTAPDKPKPSKRDKVSRSDGKAPDAKEPVKPTQDTSPKETATAEQTTPEPTTPPRPVEEGKLVYLKLSEVHPFHTFRPHPFKVRDDAKMQEIVASIRVNGVMVPGLARPEKDGNGYEIVAGHRRTHGSELAGLEEMPFIVREMTDHEAVQAMKDSNKQRDGMLPSELAALLELEVEDIKHQGGRLKGVAEGDVGKRSVEIVGEAHDMNYKKVMRYLRLNSLVPELLDKVDDKKMGFMPAVELSYIKPKNQRLIAVSIDGEQASPSLAQAKRLRELDKEGKLNGDVIDGILSEQKKEDRGVIISTAELEKYFGKEVTPAKMKEQIMSLLDDWKEKQPPELAKAPKKQELDK, from the coding sequence ATGGCCGATGAAAAACTGAATACTGGCCCTGCGGAGAATATTTCCCCGGAGGCCGCCGAGCCTATCACCACACCCGAACAGGCCGCAGCGTCTGAGCCCCAGCAGGAACAGACCGGGCCTGCCATACCTGAGTCCGGCGATGTGGTTGTGTCCTTTGACAAAATCAATGAACTTATGGCGGAAAAGAGGCAGAACGCCCGCGCCGAAGTCGAAAAGTCGGACCCCCCCGAAACGCCAGAGGCGGCAGCCCCCGGAGAAACACCGCAGCCCGCCAATACGGAGGAACCGAAAAAGCCGCGCCGTGGCCGTCCGCCGAAAGCGGAAAAGGCTGCGACTGAAAATCAGAAAGCGGAGAAATCGGCTGGGGCCCGCAAGGGCCGCCCACCCAAGGCGGATAAGACGGCCCCTGACAAGCCCAAGCCGTCCAAACGAGACAAAGTGTCCCGAAGTGACGGAAAGGCCCCGGATGCCAAGGAGCCCGTAAAGCCCACACAGGATACGTCACCGAAGGAAACTGCTACTGCGGAACAGACAACTCCCGAGCCGACCACACCGCCCCGCCCGGTTGAGGAAGGCAAGCTGGTTTATCTGAAACTTTCCGAGGTTCATCCGTTTCACACATTCCGTCCGCACCCCTTTAAGGTACGGGACGATGCAAAGATGCAGGAAATCGTTGCTTCTATCCGCGTAAACGGTGTAATGGTTCCCGGTCTTGCCCGCCCGGAAAAAGATGGAAACGGCTATGAAATTGTAGCGGGCCATCGCCGTACCCACGGCAGTGAACTGGCGGGGCTGGAGGAAATGCCCTTTATCGTCCGTGAAATGACCGACCACGAAGCGGTTCAGGCCATGAAGGACAGCAACAAGCAGCGTGACGGGATGCTCCCCAGCGAATTGGCCGCGCTGCTGGAACTCGAAGTTGAGGACATCAAGCATCAGGGCGGGCGGCTGAAAGGCGTTGCGGAAGGCGATGTCGGAAAACGCTCGGTTGAGATTGTGGGCGAGGCGCATGATATGAACTATAAAAAGGTCATGCGCTACTTGCGGCTCAACTCCCTTGTGCCGGAGCTTCTGGATAAGGTAGACGATAAAAAGATGGGCTTCATGCCTGCCGTGGAGCTTTCCTACATCAAACCGAAAAATCAGAGGCTTATTGCTGTTTCCATTGACGGGGAGCAGGCTTCGCCCTCGCTGGCCCAGGCTAAACGGCTTCGGGAGCTGGATAAGGAAGGCAAGCTTAACGGCGATGTCATTGACGGTATCTTATCAGAACAGAAAAAGGAGGATCGAGGCGTGATTATTTCTACTGCGGAACTGGAAAAGTATTTTGGCAAGGAGGTCACTCCCGCCAAAATGAAAGAACAGATTATGTCCCTGCTGGATGACTGGAAAGAAAAACAGCCGCCGGAGCTGGCAAAAGCCCCGAAAAAGCAGGAACTTGACAAGTAA
- a CDS encoding MerR family transcriptional regulator, translated as MNYTIKEVSEMMNLSIPTLRYYDKMGLLPGLGRKESGYRIFSEGDIEMLKIIDAFKKAGLKIKDMQNYLALAYKGESTLEERYKIFLKQEKVLKEKISDLEQALEVTRKKIAYYEVAIQAGTEAALPPAFCLQATKEQ; from the coding sequence ATGAACTACACAATTAAAGAAGTTTCCGAGATGATGAATTTATCCATCCCCACATTGCGCTATTATGACAAAATGGGATTGTTGCCCGGATTGGGGCGCAAAGAATCGGGGTACCGTATATTTTCTGAGGGCGATATTGAAATGTTGAAAATTATAGATGCTTTTAAAAAGGCAGGTTTGAAGATAAAGGATATGCAAAATTATCTTGCCCTTGCATATAAAGGAGAAAGCACATTAGAGGAGCGTTACAAAATTTTTTTGAAACAGGAGAAAGTTCTTAAAGAAAAGATTTCAGACTTGGAACAGGCTTTAGAAGTAACACGCAAGAAAATCGCTTACTATGAGGTTGCCATTCAAGCCGGAACAGAAGCAGCCTTGCCCCCTGCATTTTGCCTGCAAGCAACCAAAGAACAGTAA
- a CDS encoding SDR family oxidoreductase yields MQRTVLITGCSTGLGNVTAKKFAKEGWNVIATMRKPNDSLEKEFPKQIKVAALDVTKPQTIRSAIDEGIKHFGTINAVINNAGYGFGAIFEATPIEDIRAIFETNVFGVINVLQAIIPYFREQGGGTIVNVSSSIGIVAAPLRAAYASTKFAVEGLTESLFYELESQNILVRLVEPGFMTTTNFMTSPAAQHADNEIPVPPSYKPYQSLFMTVQDAPPSGVADVNKVAEQIYTAACDKSDKLRYPAGPDAEMLIGIRWSKTDVDYMNEMYHFMGHSNWRNLVRDKK; encoded by the coding sequence ATGCAGAGAACTGTTTTGATTACAGGATGTTCCACAGGTTTAGGCAATGTTACCGCTAAAAAGTTTGCGAAAGAGGGGTGGAATGTAATCGCCACGATGCGTAAACCAAATGATAGCCTTGAAAAAGAATTTCCCAAGCAGATAAAAGTTGCTGCGCTCGATGTTACAAAACCTCAAACCATTCGCAGCGCTATTGATGAAGGTATCAAGCACTTTGGAACAATCAATGCTGTTATTAACAATGCCGGATATGGCTTCGGAGCAATTTTTGAGGCTACACCCATAGAGGATATTCGCGCCATTTTTGAAACCAATGTATTTGGCGTTATCAATGTGCTTCAAGCAATCATTCCGTATTTTCGTGAACAGGGCGGCGGTACGATTGTAAATGTTAGTTCTTCGATAGGAATTGTGGCCGCACCATTGCGAGCCGCTTACGCTTCTACAAAATTTGCGGTTGAGGGATTGACGGAATCTTTGTTTTATGAATTAGAATCACAGAATATTTTAGTCAGGCTTGTCGAGCCGGGATTTATGACTACCACAAATTTTATGACAAGTCCTGCCGCGCAGCACGCTGACAATGAAATTCCTGTACCGCCGAGTTACAAACCATATCAAAGCCTCTTTATGACCGTACAGGACGCCCCTCCATCTGGGGTTGCAGATGTAAATAAAGTTGCAGAGCAAATATATACAGCAGCTTGTGATAAAAGTGATAAACTCCGTTATCCTGCCGGTCCGGACGCTGAAATGCTTATAGGTATTCGCTGGTCTAAGACTGATGTTGATTATATGAATGAAATGTATCATTTCATGGGGCATTCAAACTGGAGAAACCTTGTTCGGGATAAAAAATAG
- a CDS encoding RNA polymerase sigma factor, protein MIYSEEYKEHIEYTFAAFCKVVLHNAAMSAYRDFGRKQKREVSLEYLISETPLEPFTTDTYFEQYDQPTVFVVKGQEFVVASKRLADALLKLTEQRRNVLFLYFFFGYTDAQIGKKYGRSRSTANYWKLVALKQLRKEMERLEHEEQETDTL, encoded by the coding sequence ATGATTTATTCGGAAGAATACAAGGAGCATATCGAGTACACTTTTGCTGCTTTTTGCAAGGTTGTTCTCCACAATGCGGCTATGAGTGCATACCGTGATTTCGGACGGAAACAGAAACGGGAAGTATCGCTTGAATACTTAATATCCGAAACGCCACTTGAACCATTCACAACGGATACTTATTTTGAGCAGTACGACCAACCGACTGTCTTTGTTGTAAAAGGGCAGGAGTTTGTTGTCGCAAGTAAGCGGTTAGCCGACGCACTATTGAAATTGACCGAGCAAAGACGCAATGTTTTATTTTTGTACTTTTTCTTCGGTTATACCGACGCTCAAATCGGAAAAAAGTATGGAAGAAGCAGAAGTACAGCGAATTACTGGAAATTAGTAGCATTAAAACAGTTACGAAAAGAAATGGAGAGATTAGAACATGAGGAACAAGAAACTGATACCCTTTGA
- a CDS encoding helix-turn-helix domain-containing protein: protein MRNKKLIPFEVIEKAVSGEPEAVNAVLQHYSPRIKYLSKYRGHINDDIQDRLKAQLIKAILQFRFDR, encoded by the coding sequence ATGAGGAACAAGAAACTGATACCCTTTGAAGTCATTGAAAAGGCAGTCTCTGGAGAGCCGGAAGCCGTAAACGCAGTTTTACAGCATTACAGCCCGCGCATTAAGTATCTGTCCAAATACCGTGGACATATCAATGACGATATTCAAGACCGTTTGAAAGCACAGCTTATCAAAGCTATCCTGCAATTCCGTTTTGACAGGTAG
- a CDS encoding NAD(P)/FAD-dependent oxidoreductase, producing MKTAEYVVVGGGVMGMSTAYNLAKKGAKNVVLLEQKYIGYGSSGRNGSGIRQQYGRPERVVMGREAVKLWCGLTEELGHDCGFVQSGYAYALYDEDWIDRYKGFAAMHRSLDVPTQVISAQELKEIVPLFNTDGVIAATYCPTDGKADPFGTLCAYMIGGRRLGVEYMQYTQLLGAKLLPGGDWLLETNKGQITAANLIVTSGSWSCLIGDMVGEKIPVVPYVEEVMVTEPVEPGSINPLLNLKSPKYNDFWLTQTTVNGGVIFGWGHAQFATDDRPTYDMTTSQAYAQIDAWNLVRAFPSFANVNIVRHFSGFYDVTPDREPIISQIGSNRFFAGLGCSFMHGPIGGQALAELILDGKITCVSEEFCSIERFQHPVEIVAY from the coding sequence GTGAAGACTGCGGAATACGTTGTGGTGGGCGGCGGCGTCATGGGGATGTCCACCGCATATAACCTGGCGAAAAAAGGCGCAAAAAACGTGGTGCTGTTAGAGCAGAAGTACATCGGCTACGGCTCCTCCGGCCGTAACGGCTCCGGCATCCGCCAGCAGTACGGCCGTCCGGAGCGTGTGGTCATGGGCCGGGAGGCTGTGAAGCTCTGGTGCGGCCTCACCGAGGAGCTGGGCCACGACTGCGGCTTCGTCCAGAGCGGATACGCCTACGCCCTCTATGATGAGGACTGGATCGACCGTTACAAGGGCTTTGCCGCCATGCACCGCTCCCTGGACGTCCCCACCCAGGTGATCTCCGCCCAGGAGCTCAAGGAGATCGTCCCCCTGTTCAACACGGACGGTGTCATCGCCGCCACCTACTGCCCCACCGACGGCAAGGCCGATCCCTTCGGCACCCTCTGCGCCTACATGATCGGCGGCCGGCGCCTCGGCGTGGAGTACATGCAGTACACCCAGCTCTTAGGCGCCAAGCTGCTGCCGGGCGGGGACTGGCTGCTGGAAACCAACAAGGGTCAGATTACCGCCGCCAATTTGATCGTCACCTCCGGTTCCTGGAGCTGCCTGATCGGTGACATGGTGGGTGAAAAAATCCCCGTGGTCCCCTATGTGGAGGAGGTCATGGTCACCGAGCCGGTGGAGCCGGGCTCCATCAATCCCCTTTTGAACCTGAAGTCCCCCAAGTACAATGACTTCTGGCTGACCCAGACCACCGTCAACGGCGGCGTCATCTTTGGCTGGGGCCATGCCCAGTTCGCCACGGACGACCGTCCCACCTATGATATGACCACCAGCCAGGCCTATGCCCAGATCGACGCCTGGAACCTGGTGCGGGCCTTCCCCTCCTTTGCAAACGTCAACATCGTCCGCCACTTCTCCGGCTTCTACGATGTGACACCGGACCGGGAGCCCATCATTTCCCAGATCGGCTCCAACCGCTTCTTTGCGGGCCTGGGCTGCTCCTTCATGCACGGCCCCATCGGCGGCCAGGCACTGGCGGAGCTGATCCTGGATGGAAAGATAACCTGCGTCTCAGAGGAGTTCTGCAGCATTGAGCGGTTCCAGCATCCTGTCGAAATCGTGGCATACTGA
- a CDS encoding (2Fe-2S)-binding protein, whose translation MDSKDVIICRCHDITEQDVRDAIHDGFDELELLRRYLHLGMGPCQGRVCISMVQRILQEETGKPIDQIGFPTVRPPISNMPAKLLAFKEEVSK comes from the coding sequence ATGGATTCGAAAGACGTAATCATCTGCCGCTGCCACGACATCACGGAGCAGGACGTGCGGGACGCCATCCACGATGGGTTTGACGAGCTGGAACTCCTGCGCCGCTATCTCCACCTGGGGATGGGGCCCTGCCAGGGCCGGGTCTGCATCAGCATGGTCCAGCGGATTTTACAGGAGGAAACCGGAAAGCCCATCGACCAGATCGGCTTCCCCACCGTCCGGCCTCCCATTTCCAACATGCCGGCAAAGCTGCTGGCATTCAAAGAGGAGGTGTCCAAGTGA
- a CDS encoding 4Fe-4S binding protein — translation MSNCTLPPLDALSGPHAVAIVECPDCIACNPCSTVCKFGAITTASVEDIPVIDYEKCRGCGMCVQICPGLAIYMMRLSGDRAEITIPYEFLPFPAPGDTVDVLDREGRKLCKGTVLRTISREKSIGDTPTVTFEVDAAMAAEARDISFA, via the coding sequence ATGAGTAACTGCACGCTTCCCCCGCTTGATGCGCTGAGCGGCCCGCACGCCGTGGCCATTGTGGAGTGCCCGGACTGCATTGCCTGCAACCCGTGCAGCACGGTCTGCAAATTCGGCGCCATCACCACCGCCTCCGTGGAGGACATCCCGGTCATTGACTATGAAAAATGCCGAGGCTGCGGCATGTGCGTTCAGATCTGCCCCGGCCTTGCCATCTATATGATGCGCCTCAGCGGCGACAGGGCCGAAATCACCATCCCCTATGAGTTTCTCCCCTTCCCCGCCCCCGGCGACACCGTGGACGTGCTGGACCGCGAGGGCAGGAAGCTCTGCAAAGGCACCGTGCTGCGCACCATCTCCCGGGAGAAGTCCATCGGAGACACTCCCACGGTCACGTTCGAGGTCGATGCCGCCATGGCCGCCGAGGCCCGCGACATCTCCTTTGCCTGA
- a CDS encoding FAD-dependent oxidoreductase encodes MRIESHPVLDFAQRPSFTFLYNGREIEAKEGETVAAALCAAGISKLRDSTRSNRPRGLFCAIGDCSSCAMEVNGISNVRTCITPAEPGMVVNTMVGDTKLRDLETAIPTPQLIEADLAVIGGGPAGLKAALAAADLGASVVIVDQNYMLGGQLVKQTHKFFGSVEYYAGVRGVHIAKELIERVEKNPRIQVMLNSTVTGFLEDHLLQVNAGHGTKLYNIACKKTVVACGANEVMLGVPKNDLPGVYGAGAIQTIVNVHGIRIGKRVLVVGAGNVGLILAYQLLQAGIEVAAVVEAAPQIGGFTVHANKIRRRGIPVLTSHSVVAVEGTDRVSSATIAKVDEKFQPIPGTEQTLEVDTVALAVGLQPNYRPCSQGKCDVAYARELCGFVPMRNRWMETSKGDILTAGDCSGIGEATTAMIDGELAGLQAAIALGYGTNAAKARQEELIAVGHEFRSAGKKGAIILKGLEKVSIHE; translated from the coding sequence ATGCGAATTGAATCACACCCCGTTCTGGACTTCGCTCAGCGGCCGTCCTTCACCTTTTTGTACAACGGCCGGGAAATCGAGGCCAAGGAGGGGGAGACCGTAGCCGCGGCGCTGTGCGCGGCCGGGATTTCCAAGCTGCGCGACAGCACCCGCTCCAACCGGCCAAGAGGCCTCTTCTGCGCCATCGGCGACTGCTCGTCCTGCGCCATGGAAGTCAACGGGATCAGCAACGTACGCACCTGTATCACCCCGGCAGAACCCGGCATGGTGGTCAACACCATGGTGGGCGACACAAAACTGCGGGATCTGGAAACCGCCATCCCCACGCCCCAGCTCATCGAGGCCGATTTAGCCGTCATCGGCGGCGGCCCAGCCGGGCTGAAGGCGGCTCTTGCGGCCGCCGACCTGGGGGCCAGCGTGGTGATCGTGGACCAGAACTACATGCTGGGCGGCCAACTGGTCAAGCAGACCCACAAGTTTTTCGGCTCCGTGGAGTACTATGCCGGAGTCCGGGGCGTACATATCGCCAAAGAGCTGATCGAACGGGTGGAGAAAAATCCCCGCATCCAGGTCATGCTCAACAGCACCGTCACAGGCTTCCTGGAGGACCATCTGCTCCAGGTCAACGCAGGCCACGGCACCAAGCTCTACAACATCGCCTGTAAAAAGACCGTGGTGGCCTGCGGCGCCAACGAGGTCATGCTGGGCGTGCCCAAAAACGACCTGCCCGGCGTGTACGGCGCGGGCGCCATCCAAACCATCGTCAACGTCCACGGCATCAGGATCGGCAAGCGGGTGCTGGTGGTGGGTGCGGGCAACGTGGGACTGATCCTGGCCTACCAGCTGCTCCAGGCGGGCATCGAGGTGGCCGCGGTGGTGGAGGCGGCGCCCCAGATCGGCGGCTTCACCGTCCATGCCAACAAGATCCGCCGCCGCGGCATTCCCGTCCTCACCTCCCACTCCGTGGTTGCCGTCGAAGGAACCGACCGGGTCAGCTCCGCCACCATTGCCAAAGTGGATGAGAAGTTCCAGCCCATCCCCGGCACCGAGCAGACCCTTGAGGTGGACACGGTGGCGTTGGCCGTGGGCCTGCAGCCCAACTACCGCCCCTGCAGCCAGGGCAAGTGCGATGTGGCCTATGCCCGTGAGCTGTGCGGCTTTGTGCCCATGCGCAACCGCTGGATGGAGACCAGCAAGGGCGACATCCTCACCGCCGGAGACTGCTCCGGCATCGGCGAGGCCACCACCGCCATGATCGACGGCGAGCTGGCCGGACTCCAGGCCGCCATTGCCCTGGGCTATGGCACCAATGCGGCAAAAGCGCGCCAGGAGGAACTCATCGCCGTGGGCCATGAGTTCCGCAGCGCCGGTAAGAAAGGCGCCATCATTTTGAAAGGATTGGAGAAGGTGAGCATCCATGAGTAA
- a CDS encoding sodium:solute symporter family protein, with translation MSLNFSTLDMIVIAIYFLVLAAIIYFSSRGAKTGEDFNLGRNKFGTLAIMATQGASMKGSGSLIGYMGGAWTKGVGVLFSSQCYNIGGWVAILLGLARKLRKAADSIHITSLGDIYYHRYHSQKNRPFTCLASVWLALSLMASQCAAIGILLEMAFGKYGLTYAQGAVIGTIAVLLCTMAGGLTSVVWTDTFQWFVMTPTIFIIIPIFCVINGASPENIRATLDTAQFFDLRPDISWLGYLISGVLSCTVDITYLTRFITSKDERTAVSGSTYGFLYTTLWAGLVVFFGIAAAIIVTPDMVTSSDQVMYTLLGKILPSGLLGLFAAALLATTISTFDSYLHIGVVAITTDMSALFRKKNLGNSIKFSRLMTLLLAVFCVIWVLTSQGIVAILNLGLSIYASAECAPVLATLFWKKSDEYAVIVGQIGGALGFVVAQVMGLTLPILWGVGISLLLVVGISLIRNKTSDLLPGFDGKDVKVIRGLKQDTWIMLGGIVGCAGALILSVGIGMWVNWACIGIGLVVLFTGVKMISTGVPKEPAPAQSPTQSST, from the coding sequence ATGTCACTGAATTTCAGCACACTGGATATGATCGTCATCGCCATTTATTTTCTGGTTCTCGCCGCCATCATCTATTTCAGTTCCCGGGGGGCCAAAACCGGTGAGGATTTCAACCTGGGGCGCAACAAGTTCGGCACGCTGGCCATCATGGCCACCCAGGGCGCTTCCATGAAAGGTTCCGGCTCGCTGATCGGCTACATGGGCGGCGCCTGGACCAAAGGCGTGGGCGTGCTTTTTTCCAGCCAGTGCTACAACATCGGCGGCTGGGTCGCCATTTTGCTGGGCCTTGCCAGAAAGCTGAGAAAAGCCGCCGACTCCATCCATATCACCAGCTTGGGCGACATCTATTATCACCGCTATCACTCACAGAAAAACAGGCCCTTTACCTGTCTTGCCAGCGTGTGGCTGGCGCTGTCCCTGATGGCCAGCCAGTGCGCGGCCATCGGAATCCTGCTGGAAATGGCGTTTGGCAAGTACGGCCTCACCTATGCCCAGGGAGCGGTGATCGGCACCATTGCCGTGCTCCTTTGCACCATGGCCGGTGGATTGACCTCCGTGGTGTGGACGGACACCTTCCAGTGGTTCGTCATGACCCCCACCATTTTCATCATCATTCCCATCTTCTGCGTCATCAACGGCGCATCCCCGGAGAACATCCGGGCCACGCTGGACACGGCCCAGTTTTTTGACCTGCGCCCGGATATCTCCTGGCTGGGCTATCTGATCTCCGGTGTGCTCTCCTGCACGGTGGACATCACTTACCTGACCCGCTTCATCACCTCCAAGGATGAGCGGACCGCGGTCAGCGGCTCCACCTACGGCTTCCTGTACACGACGCTGTGGGCCGGCCTGGTGGTCTTTTTCGGCATCGCCGCAGCCATCATTGTTACCCCTGACATGGTCACCAGCTCCGACCAGGTCATGTACACCCTGTTGGGCAAAATTCTGCCGTCCGGATTGTTGGGCCTCTTTGCCGCCGCGCTGCTGGCCACCACCATCTCCACCTTTGACTCCTATCTGCACATCGGCGTGGTGGCCATCACCACCGACATGTCCGCCCTGTTTCGGAAGAAAAATCTTGGCAACAGCATCAAGTTTTCCCGCCTGATGACCCTGCTGCTGGCTGTGTTCTGCGTCATCTGGGTGCTGACCTCCCAGGGCATTGTGGCCATTTTGAATCTGGGCCTGAGTATCTATGCCTCTGCGGAGTGCGCGCCGGTGCTGGCCACCCTCTTCTGGAAAAAGTCCGACGAATACGCCGTGATCGTGGGCCAGATCGGCGGAGCCCTCGGCTTTGTGGTGGCCCAGGTCATGGGCCTCACCCTCCCCATCCTCTGGGGCGTGGGCATTTCCCTTCTCCTGGTGGTGGGCATCTCCCTGATCCGCAACAAGACCAGCGACCTGCTGCCCGGCTTTGACGGCAAGGACGTCAAGGTGATCCGCGGCCTGAAGCAGGACACCTGGATCATGCTGGGCGGCATCGTGGGCTGCGCCGGAGCCCTGATCCTCTCCGTAGGCATCGGCATGTGGGTCAACTGGGCCTGTATCGGTATCGGCCTCGTCGTGCTGTTTACAGGTGTCAAGATGATCTCCACCGGCGTTCCCAAGGAACCCGCTCCCGCTCAGTCTCCCACCCAGAGCAGCACCTGA
- a CDS encoding aldehyde dehydrogenase family protein, which produces MKMIIGGQKVDSSDGKTMNVINPATQEVIDTVPMATREDVDRALDNAVRGFHEWSAVPLWRRIEIARNFVDLWVENADELTDYLIRECGKPYKASKREIEFYTKQFFEEYIEAARFVGGETVPVANRVNTENHLIATVREPLGVFVGFLPFNYPASQVPHKAMAPLLMGNSVILKPSSETPLAQIRMVELFLEAGVPANAIQIVTGSGSKIGPWLSGDPRVAMVSLTGSTEVGIEIAKEAAKHLAHVQLELGGNDPLVILPECDLDYAVEESVTGRSLINAGQACCSTKRFVVPNSLKEEYLRKLIAAVKDKKVGDPASEETEVGPVISVAKAEEAVGHIRHTVEQGGKLLLGGGRSGAFVDVTVMDVPKTADTAKDLELFAPVYTVIGYDTLDEALEIANQTCYGLSSGVIGNNPQEMLYVAKRLQAGACIVNGNSDMRTFDQQFGGYKMTGIGREGARITLEECSQVKTLVFKNLYQ; this is translated from the coding sequence ATGAAAATGATCATCGGGGGCCAGAAGGTGGATTCTTCTGACGGCAAGACTATGAATGTGATCAATCCCGCCACTCAGGAGGTGATTGACACGGTTCCCATGGCCACACGGGAGGATGTGGACCGCGCGCTGGACAACGCGGTGCGCGGCTTCCACGAATGGTCGGCAGTTCCCCTGTGGCGCCGGATCGAAATCGCCCGCAACTTCGTGGACCTGTGGGTGGAAAACGCGGATGAATTGACGGATTACCTGATCCGCGAGTGCGGCAAGCCCTACAAGGCCTCCAAACGGGAGATCGAATTCTACACCAAGCAGTTTTTTGAGGAGTACATCGAGGCTGCCCGCTTTGTAGGCGGCGAAACCGTACCCGTGGCCAACCGGGTCAACACGGAAAACCATCTGATCGCCACCGTTCGGGAGCCCTTGGGCGTATTTGTGGGCTTTTTGCCCTTCAACTATCCTGCCAGCCAGGTGCCCCACAAAGCCATGGCCCCCCTTCTGATGGGCAACTCCGTCATCCTGAAGCCCTCCTCGGAGACGCCTCTGGCCCAGATCCGCATGGTGGAGCTGTTCCTTGAGGCCGGCGTGCCGGCCAACGCCATCCAGATAGTCACCGGCAGCGGCTCCAAGATCGGGCCCTGGCTCTCCGGTGATCCGCGGGTGGCCATGGTCAGCCTCACCGGCAGCACGGAAGTGGGGATTGAAATTGCCAAGGAGGCGGCCAAACATCTGGCCCATGTGCAGTTGGAGTTGGGCGGCAACGATCCCCTGGTCATCCTGCCCGAGTGCGATTTGGACTACGCCGTGGAAGAGAGCGTCACCGGCCGCAGCCTCATCAACGCGGGCCAGGCCTGCTGCTCCACCAAGCGCTTCGTAGTCCCCAACTCGCTCAAGGAGGAGTATCTCCGCAAACTGATCGCAGCGGTCAAGGACAAAAAGGTGGGCGACCCCGCCAGCGAGGAAACGGAGGTCGGCCCCGTCATCTCCGTGGCCAAGGCAGAAGAGGCGGTCGGACACATCCGGCACACCGTGGAACAGGGCGGCAAGCTGCTCTTAGGCGGCGGGCGCAGCGGTGCGTTCGTGGATGTCACCGTCATGGACGTCCCCAAGACGGCGGACACCGCAAAGGACCTGGAGCTGTTCGCCCCGGTGTACACGGTCATCGGCTACGACACGCTGGACGAGGCGCTGGAGATCGCAAACCAGACCTGCTACGGCCTCAGCTCCGGCGTGATCGGCAACAATCCCCAGGAGATGCTCTATGTGGCCAAACGGCTCCAGGCCGGCGCGTGCATCGTCAACGGAAACAGTGACATGCGCACCTTTGACCAGCAGTTCGGCGGCTATAAGATGACGGGCATCGGCCGCGAGGGCGCCAGGATTACCCTGGAAGAGTGCTCCCAGGTAAAGACCCTGGTCTTCAAAAACCTCTATCAGTAA